The Medicago truncatula cultivar Jemalong A17 chromosome 4, MtrunA17r5.0-ANR, whole genome shotgun sequence genome includes a region encoding these proteins:
- the LOC25493611 gene encoding uncharacterized protein, producing the protein MVLHAATLLKLHLQLAKPAVAGFSTTICVLKLLMGFRFFKDEALYQSKLFLFRLSQIAFNNEPQVSTVQRMERALRLIFPTHATVTPSINSTSSQEEQDLQNDQEEMFYSLSMLAL; encoded by the coding sequence ATGGTTTTGCACGCAGCAACTCTACTCAAACTTCATCTGCAATTAGCAAAACCTGCAGTAGCTGGTTTTTCAACTACCATATGTGTGCTCAAGCTGTTGATGGGTTTTAGATTCTTCAAAGATGAAGCACTTTACCAATCAAAATTGTTTCTTTTCAGATTGAGTCAAATAGCTTTCAATAATGAACCTCAAGTTTCAACTGTACAAAGAATGGAACGTGCTTTAAGATTAATCTTCCCAACACATGCTACTGTCACTCCTTCAATTAATTCAACTTCTTCACAGGAAGAGCAAGACTTGCAAAATGATCAAGAGGAAATGTTCTACTCGCTTTCAATGCTCGCACTTTGA
- the LOC11405541 gene encoding protein arginine N-methyltransferase 1.6, with product MSSSSSQRMFQLKFDPLTGNSEWVIIDEDDDDEQTFQFHQPLLATTSYLDMLNDSTRNTAFREAIEKTITEPCHVLDIGAGTGLLSMMASRAMGGKGTVTACESYLPMVKLMKKVMRINGLEGRIKVINKRSDELEVGVDLSSCADVLVSEILDSELLGEGLIPTLQHAHDNLLVENPLTVPYRATTYGQLVESTFLWRLHDLHSNEAGASDGIRLTPPGLESVLSVKRQQYAMHVDPIGEELKPLSEPFKIFEFDFWKRPESYGETELCINATDDGRVHAVVSWWVLQLDREGTIYYSTAPRWIRSPTTTSPVDWCDHWKQCVWFVPGSGISVSKGEEIHLHATHNDTSISYNLDTQVSTNEDLHRGLTTGDFQLVLPPERAAIYGDKGWRLSMLKAVESVLQGRRPSLCLVADDSVFLPLLVAKISEASHVISSFPRLKENGLRYLQAAACANNISPNSIEVVGKGVKKLTMHDTNQKKVDLLIAEPFYFGHDSMLPWQNLRFWKDRTTLDYILSEDAIIIPSKGILRACAIHLPDLWKSRCCLNKIEGFDHSGVNATLGACGHLPKSEEGPCLPFFPWQSGEFDVLSETFDVMEFDFTKQICKCQGKSQVKFTKTGVCHGFVLWIDWVMDLQNSVVISTGPDKRYWKQGIKLLATPRTVGPQVSTSVQGCCSAAALEAFFNPSNGELKIILDFL from the exons ATGAGTTCAAGCTCCTCACAGCGCATGTTCCAGCTCAAGTTCGATCCTTTAACCGGTAACTCCGAATGGGTCATCATCGACGAAGACGACGACGACGAACAAACCTTCCAGTTCCACCAACCCCTTCTCGCCACAACATCATACCTAGACATGCTCAACGATTCCACCAGAAACACTGCATTTCGTGAAGCCATTGAGAAAACCATCACAGAACCTTGTCACGTTCTCGATATCGG TGCTGGAACTGGGTTGCTTTCTATGATGGCTTCACGAGCTATGGGTGGGAAAGGAACGGTGACGGCGTGTGAGTCTTATCTTCCTATGGTGAAGTTGATGAAGAAGGTTATGCGGATTAATGGGTTGGAAGGAAGAATTAAAGTTATTAATAAGCGTTCTGATGAACTTGAAGTTGGTGTTGATTTATCTTCATGTGCTGATGTTCTT GTGAGCGAGATATTAGATTCAGAATTATTGGGTGAGGGGCTTATACCAACCCTACAACATGCACATGACAATTTGTTGGTGGAAAACCCTCTTACTGTACCTTATCGAGCAACTACTTACGGACAG CTAGTTGAAAGCACATTTTTATGGCGATTACATGATTTGCATAGTAATGAGGCTGGTGCATCTGATGGCATTCGACTTACCCCTCCTGGACTTGAAAGTGTTTTAAGTGTTAAACGTCAGCAATATGCCATGCATGTTGATCCAATAGGAGAAGAACTGAAACCG CTTTCAGAACCCTTCaaaatttttgaatttgatttttggaAACGGCCAGAGAGTTATGGAGAAACTGAGTTGTGCATAAATGCAACCGATGATGGCAGAGTTCATGCTGTTGTCTCCTG GTGGGTACTTCAACTTGATCGTGAAGGAACAATTTATTATTCCACTGCTCCTAGGTGGATAAGATCACCAACAACTACAA GTCCTGTTGATTGGTGTGACCACTGGAAACAGTGTGTTTGGTTTGTTCCAGGAAGTGGTATATCCGTATCTAAAGGGGAAGAAATTCATTTACATGCTACTCATAATGATACCAGTATCTCGTATAATCTAGATACCCAAGTGTCAACAAATGAGGATTTGCATCGTGGTTTAACAACCGGAGATTTTCAGCTTGTACTTCCACCAGAAAGGGCTGCAATCTATGGAGACAAAGGATGGAGGCTTTCGATGTTGAAAGCAGTAGAAAGTGTG TTGCAGGGAAGACGTCCCTCATTATGCTTGGTTGCAGATGATAGTGTGTTTTTACCTCTTCTTGTAGCAAAGATTTCAGAAGCATCACATGTAATATCATCTTTTCCCAGGCTGAAGGAAAATGGCCTACGATATTTGCAAGCCGCTGCCTGTGCAAATAATATTTCACCTAATTCCATAGAAGTTGTTGGAAAAGGGGTGAAAAAGTTAACCATGCATGATACAAACCAGAAAAAG GTTGACCTCTTAATAGCAGAACCTTTCTATTTTGGACATGATAGCATGCTTCCATGGCAGAACCTGCGGTTTTG GAAGGATCGTACAACACTCGATTATATCCTCTCGGAAGATGCTATAATAATTCCGAGTAAAGGAATTTTGAGGGCTTGTGCCATCCATCTTCCt GATCTTTGGAAAAGTCGCTGCTGCTTGAATAAGATAGAAGGTTTTGACCATTCTGGTGTAAACGCTACATTGGGAGCTTGTGGTCATCTACCTAAATCGGAAGAGGGTCCTTGTCTGCCGTTTTTCCCTTGGCAGTCTGGAGAATTTGAT GTGCTTAGTGAGACTTTTGATGTGATGGAGtttgatttcacaaaacaaatatGCAAATGTCAAGGAAAATCCCAG GTTAAATTCACCAAAACCGGAGTATGCCATGGGTTTGTGCTTTGGATTGACTGGGTGATGGATTTGCAAAATTCTGTTGTTATATCAACTGGTCCAG ATAAAAGATATTGGAAGCAGGGGATAAAGCTTCTTGCAACACCAAGAACTGTAGGACCCCAAGTATCTACAAGTGTTCAAGGATGTTGCTCTGCAGCAGCACTTGAAGCATTTTTTAATCCATCAAATGGGGAACTCAAAATCATACTTGATTTCTTATGA
- the LOC11407437 gene encoding probable aspartyl protease At4g16563, which yields MASPLLFLLLITLFISHSSSQMLLLPLTHSLSMIEFNTTHHLLKSTSTHSLSRFHRHKHHHHNQLSLPLSPGSDYTLSFNLGPHSQPITLYMDTGSDLVWFPCTPFNCILCELKPKLTSDPSPPTNISHSTPISCNSHACSVAHSSTPSSDLCTMAHCPLDSIETKDCGSFHCPPFYYAYGDGSLIASLYRDTLSLSTLQLTNFTFGCAHTTFSEPTGVAGFGRGLLSLPAQLATHSPQLGNRFSYCLVSHSFRSERIRKPSPLILGRYNDEKQSNGDEVVEFVYTSMLENPKHSYFYTVGLKGISVGKKTVPAPKILRRVNKKGDGGVVVDSGTTFTMLPEKFYNSVVEGFDRRARKSNRRAPEIEQKTGLSPCYYLNTAAIVPAVTLRFVGMNSSVVLPRKNYFYEFMDGGDGVRRKERVGCLMFMNGGDEAEMSGGPGGVLGNYQQQGFEVEYDLEKKRVGFARRKCASLWDRLNRDKN from the coding sequence ATGGCTTCTCCCCTGTTATTTCTCCTCCTCATCACACTCTTCATTTCACATTCTTCATCTCAAATGCTACTATTACCTCTAACACACTCACTCTCCATGATAGAATTCAACACAACCCACCACCTCCTTAAATCCACCTCAACTCACTCATTATCACGCTTCCACCGCCATaaacaccaccaccacaaccAACTCTCTCTCCCACTCTCACCAGGCTCCGATTACACTCTCTCCTTCAACCTCGGACCCCACTCCCAACCCATAACTCTCTACATGGACACAGGAAGTGACCTTGTTTGGTTCCCATGCACACCGTTCAACTGCATCCTCTGTGAATTAAAACCCAAGCTTACCTCGGATCCCTCTCCCCCTACCAACATCTCCCACAGCACCCCCATTTCATGCAACTCCCATGCATGCTCTGTAGCACACAGTTCCACCCCCTCTTCCGATCTATGCACAATGGCTCATTGCCCTTTAGACTCCATTGAAACCAAAGACTGCGGTTCATTTCACTGTCCACCATTCTACTACGCTTACGGCGATGGAAGCTTAATAGCTTCTCTCTATCGCGATACACTTTCTCTTTCTACTCTTCAACTTACAAACTTCACATTCGGTTGTGCTCATACAACTTTCTCCGAACCCACCGGAGTCGCTGGCTTCGGTCGTGGATTACTTTCTCTCCCAGCTCAGTTAGCTACTCACTCTCCTCAACTTGGAAACCGTTTTTCTTATTGTTTGGTTTCTCATTCTTTTCGTTCTGAACGAATTCGAAAACCAAGTCCACTCATATTAGGTCGTTACAATGATGAAAAACAGAGCAATGGTGATGAAGTTGTTGAGTTTGTTTATACTTCAATGCTTGAAAATCCAAAACATTCTTATTTTTACACTGTTGGCTTGAAAGGAATCTCTGTCGGAAAAAAGACCGTTCCAGCACCAAAGATTTTACGGAGGGTGAATAAGAAAGGTGACGGCGGTGTAGTAGTGGATTCCGGCACGACATTTACGATGTTACCGGAGAAATTTTATAACTCGGTGGTGGAAGGGTTTGACCGTCGTGCTAGGAAATCTAACCGGAGGGCGCCTGAGATTGAACAGAAAACTGGGCTTTCACCATGTTATTATTTGAACACGGCGGCGATAGTGCCGGCGGTGACGCTGCGTTTTGTTGGGATGAATTCGAGTGTGGTGTTGCCTAGGAAGAATTATTTTTACGAATTTATGGACGGTGGAGATGGAGTGAGGAGGAAAGAGAGAGTGGGGTGTTTGATGTTTATGAACGGTGGAGATGAAGCTGAAATGAGCGGTGGGCCCGGAGGAGTACTTGGGAATTATCAACAGCAAGGGTTTGAAGTTGAATATGATCTTGAAAAGAAGCGCGTGGGTTTTGCTAGGAGAAAGTGCGCGTCGCTTTGGGATAGACTCAATCGCGACAAAAACTAG
- the LOC11412003 gene encoding vesicle-associated protein 1-2, giving the protein MSPDGDLLSIEPLELKFPFELKKQISCSLQLSNKTDSYVAFKVKTTNPRKYCVRPNTGIVLPRSTCDVMVTMQAQKEAPADMQCKDKFLLQSVKTNDGVSPKDISAEMFNKEAGHVVEECKLRVVYVSPPQPPSPVPEGSEEGSSPRGSFSENGNANGPEFAQVTRGSAERPEAQDKSAEARALISRLTEEKNNAIQQTSRLRQELELLKREGNRNRGGVSFIIVILIGLLGLIMGYLMKKA; this is encoded by the exons ATGAGTCCCGATGGTGATCTCCTCAGTATCGAACCTCTCGAACTCAAGTTCCCCT TTGAGCTGAAGAAGCAGATCTCGTGTTCTCTTCAATTGTCTAATAAGACTGATAGCTATGTAGCTTTCAAG gTGAAAACAACCAATCCCAGGAAGTATTGTGTTCGTCCTAACACTGGAATTGTCTTGCCAAGATCTACCTGCGATGTTATGG TTACCATGCAAGCGCAAAAAGAAGCTCCAGCCGATATGCAATGCAAGGATAAGTTTCTTCTTCAGAGCGTAAAAACCAACGATGGTGTCAGTCCAAAAGATATCTCTGCGGAGATG TTCAACAAGGAGGCAGGGCATGTGGTCGAGGAGTGCAAATTGAGAGTGGTGTATGTCTCTCCGCCGCAACCACCATCTCCAGTCCCAGAAGGTTCTGAGGAAGGGTCATCACCTAGAGGttctttttcagaaaatggAAATGCCAATGGTCCTGAATTCGCACAA GTAACAAGAGGATCTGCTGAACGACCTGAGGCTCAAGACAAATCTGCAGAG GCAAGAGCTCTTATCTCAAGGCTGACTGAAGAAAAGAATAATGCAATTCAACAAACTAGCAGGCTCCGCCAGGAACTG GAGCTGCTGAAGCGCGAAGGCAACAGAAATCGTGGTGGAGTGTCATTTATCATCGTCATATTAATCGGCTTACTTGGCTTAATCATGGGGTATCTCATGAAGAAGGCATAA
- the LOC25493612 gene encoding copper transport protein CCH: MASRNENDNRSLLYLENLTLPSFQVVVIEATTGCNGCQERVSRIVSKMIGLTEYTIDVRKNEVSVKGDFMARCDFQSKSFRSRALKSSTDQPKSLFACLTQFDKHKCNKK, encoded by the exons ATGGCCTCtagaaatgaaaatgataatcGTTCTCTTTTATACTTGGAGAACTTGACACTCCCTTCG TTTCAAGTTGTGGTGATAGAAGCAACTACTGGATGTAATGGTTGCCAAGAAAGAGTTTCCAGAATTGTCTCAAAAATGATTG GGTTGACGGAGTACACAATAGATGTTCGCAAGAATGAAGTATCTGTGAAGGGAGATTTCATGGCACGTTGCGACTTCCAGTCTAAATCATTTAGAAGCAGGGCCCTGAAGAGTTCCACCGATCAACCCAAGTCATTGTTTGCCTGTTTAACTCAATTTGACAAGCATAAATGTAACAAAAAGTAG
- the LOC11407916 gene encoding leukocyte receptor cluster member 1 homolog isoform X1 encodes MGGHGGLNILPQKRWNVYNFDNREKVRKDEEAAAKEEQLKREQSRKRDTEVRLEQLRVAKGLAPTIPPPESEPEAKPKSEANPEIEAEAGDLGHINLFKGIKIFDPIRVPKREIVDEKEELKKNYKKLKMRKEPGETVRAVGPEDEKYKLGYGVAGKGVELPWYVQKKKFNHHDDVGGGGNGGGDRKGEKRKKTLEELREERLKREKKEKERERALRRHPMEQSRRDAVASDRYYSIFYDFTGDDRVGFCTEISQDFPFLTWKSC; translated from the exons atgGGTGGCCATGGCGGTTTGAATATCCTCCCTCAAAAACGCTGGAACGTTTACAATTTCGATAACAGAGAAAAAGTCCGCAAAGATGAAGAAGCCGCCGCCAAAGAAGAACAGCTCAAACGCGAACAATCTCGTAAACGTGACACGGAAGTCCGTCTTGAACAACTCCGTGTCGCTAAAGGTTTAGCACCGACAATTCCGCCACCTGAATCCGAACCTGAAGCCAAACCTAAATCAGAAGCTAACCCTGAAATTGAAGCCGAAGCCGGTGATTTAGgtcatattaatctttttaaagGAATTAAGATTTTTGATCCAATTCGAGTACCGAAAAGAGAGATTGTTGATGAAAAGgaggaattgaagaagaattATAAGAAGTTGAAGATGAGGAAAGAGCCTGGAGAGACGGTTCGTGCTGTTGGACCAGAAGATGAGAAATATAAATTAGGTTATGGTGTTGCTGGGAAAGGGGTTGAATTGCCTTGGTATgttcaaaagaagaaattcaatcatcatgatgatgttggtggtggtggaaaTGGTGGTGGTGATAGGAAGGgtgagaaaaggaagaagacaTTGGAGGAGTTGAGGGAAGAGAGAttgaaaagggagaagaaagagaaggagAGGGAGAGGGCCTTGAGGCGGCATCCAATGGAACAAAGTCGTCGAGATGCTGTTGCAAGTGATAGATACTACAG CATATTCTACGACTTTACAGGAGATGATCGAGTAGGGTTCTGCACTGAGATCTCCCAAGATTTTCCCTTCCTCACATGGAAATCCTGCTAG
- the LOC11407916 gene encoding leukocyte receptor cluster member 1 homolog isoform X2 gives MGGHGGLNILPQKRWNVYNFDNREKVRKDEEAAAKEEQLKREQSRKRDTEVRLEQLRVAKGLAPTIPPPESEPEAKPKSEANPEIEAEAGDLGHINLFKGIKIFDPIRVPKREIVDEKEELKKNYKKLKMRKEPGETVRAVGPEDEKYKLGYGVAGKGVELPWYVQKKKFNHHDDVGGGGNGGGDRKGEKRKKTLEELREERLKREKKEKERERALRRHPMEQSRRDAVASDRYYRTLQEMIE, from the exons atgGGTGGCCATGGCGGTTTGAATATCCTCCCTCAAAAACGCTGGAACGTTTACAATTTCGATAACAGAGAAAAAGTCCGCAAAGATGAAGAAGCCGCCGCCAAAGAAGAACAGCTCAAACGCGAACAATCTCGTAAACGTGACACGGAAGTCCGTCTTGAACAACTCCGTGTCGCTAAAGGTTTAGCACCGACAATTCCGCCACCTGAATCCGAACCTGAAGCCAAACCTAAATCAGAAGCTAACCCTGAAATTGAAGCCGAAGCCGGTGATTTAGgtcatattaatctttttaaagGAATTAAGATTTTTGATCCAATTCGAGTACCGAAAAGAGAGATTGTTGATGAAAAGgaggaattgaagaagaattATAAGAAGTTGAAGATGAGGAAAGAGCCTGGAGAGACGGTTCGTGCTGTTGGACCAGAAGATGAGAAATATAAATTAGGTTATGGTGTTGCTGGGAAAGGGGTTGAATTGCCTTGGTATgttcaaaagaagaaattcaatcatcatgatgatgttggtggtggtggaaaTGGTGGTGGTGATAGGAAGGgtgagaaaaggaagaagacaTTGGAGGAGTTGAGGGAAGAGAGAttgaaaagggagaagaaagagaaggagAGGGAGAGGGCCTTGAGGCGGCATCCAATGGAACAAAGTCGTCGAGATGCTGTTGCAAGTGATAGATACTACAG GACTTTACAGGAGATGATCGAGTAG
- the LOC11407916 gene encoding leukocyte receptor cluster member 1 homolog isoform X3, whose translation MGGHGGLNILPQKRWNVYNFDNREKVRKDEEAAAKEEQLKREQSRKRDTEVRLEQLRVAKGLAPTIPPPESEPEAKPKSEANPEIEAEAGDLGHINLFKGIKIFDPIRVPKREIVDEKEELKKNYKKLKMRKEPGETVRAVGPEDEKYKLGYGVAGKGVELPWYVQKKKFNHHDDVGGGGNGGGDRKGEKRKKTLEELREERLKREKKEKERERALRRHPMEQSRRDAVASDRYYRR comes from the exons atgGGTGGCCATGGCGGTTTGAATATCCTCCCTCAAAAACGCTGGAACGTTTACAATTTCGATAACAGAGAAAAAGTCCGCAAAGATGAAGAAGCCGCCGCCAAAGAAGAACAGCTCAAACGCGAACAATCTCGTAAACGTGACACGGAAGTCCGTCTTGAACAACTCCGTGTCGCTAAAGGTTTAGCACCGACAATTCCGCCACCTGAATCCGAACCTGAAGCCAAACCTAAATCAGAAGCTAACCCTGAAATTGAAGCCGAAGCCGGTGATTTAGgtcatattaatctttttaaagGAATTAAGATTTTTGATCCAATTCGAGTACCGAAAAGAGAGATTGTTGATGAAAAGgaggaattgaagaagaattATAAGAAGTTGAAGATGAGGAAAGAGCCTGGAGAGACGGTTCGTGCTGTTGGACCAGAAGATGAGAAATATAAATTAGGTTATGGTGTTGCTGGGAAAGGGGTTGAATTGCCTTGGTATgttcaaaagaagaaattcaatcatcatgatgatgttggtggtggtggaaaTGGTGGTGGTGATAGGAAGGgtgagaaaaggaagaagacaTTGGAGGAGTTGAGGGAAGAGAGAttgaaaagggagaagaaagagaaggagAGGGAGAGGGCCTTGAGGCGGCATCCAATGGAACAAAGTCGTCGAGATGCTGTTGCAAGTGATAGATACTACAG GAGATGA